The Kineothrix sp. MB12-C1 genome includes a window with the following:
- the asnB gene encoding asparagine synthase (glutamine-hydrolyzing) encodes MCGICGFVSRKDVRLTQLKEMNDTMYHRGPNDSGEEIYESRSGYAIGFAQRRLSIQDLSMLGHQPMISGNGRISIVFNGEIYNFHELREELSDYSFCSSCDTEVIIAAYLKWGIKCVERLKGMFAIALFDRENDELYLMRDPIGKKPLYYMDNGRELIFASELKPIMQYPGFEKKIRKDVISRYLYQQYINAPETIFEHVYKLEPGSILKLGMRESGSDSPDFAGIKTEVWKYWDIKDVYAKQKANMVTDYRQAKEELKDLLKKATASRMISDVPLGSFLSGGYDSSLITAIAQEHSSSPVKTFSIGFKEEKYNEAKYAKEVSEYLGTNHTEMYIDEKQMFDLVESIPQYYDEPFADSSQIPTMLVSALAKEHVTVALSGDGGDEFFCGYNIYENVAQAQMLDLAGAAVYGVSHFPLIERLKLADKLPFRVRVIAQNRNKETKTQFGASNYIIRANEMVQNNGNQLPCHYEIESKYGEDKWQIRRMLLDMDTYLPGDILCKVDRASMKYSLETRCPILDRDVMEYSYRIPHEYKYYKGDKKHILKDIAYDYIPKELLDRPKVGFGVPLDQWLRGPLKEQLLAYSEKDYLEKQGIFCADYVSGMIREYLRTGDGGPATGANYSKLSWSFYIFEQWYRHYFE; translated from the coding sequence ATGTGCGGGATATGCGGATTTGTGTCGAGGAAGGATGTTCGGCTGACACAGCTAAAAGAGATGAATGACACCATGTATCATAGAGGTCCAAACGACAGCGGTGAGGAAATTTATGAGTCGAGAAGCGGATATGCGATAGGATTTGCGCAGAGAAGGCTTTCTATACAGGATTTATCTATGTTGGGACATCAGCCGATGATTTCCGGCAATGGGCGTATCAGCATTGTGTTCAATGGTGAAATTTACAACTTTCATGAATTAAGAGAAGAATTATCCGATTATTCCTTTTGTTCGAGCTGTGATACGGAAGTTATTATTGCTGCATATCTGAAATGGGGTATTAAGTGTGTGGAACGCCTGAAAGGAATGTTTGCAATTGCCCTATTCGATAGGGAAAATGACGAATTGTATTTAATGAGGGATCCCATTGGGAAGAAGCCTCTTTATTATATGGACAACGGTAGGGAACTCATCTTTGCATCGGAGCTGAAGCCGATTATGCAATATCCGGGCTTTGAAAAGAAGATAAGGAAAGATGTGATTTCCCGTTATTTGTATCAGCAGTATATCAATGCGCCTGAGACCATTTTTGAACATGTATATAAATTAGAACCGGGAAGCATTCTCAAGCTTGGAATGAGAGAAAGCGGAAGTGACAGTCCGGATTTCGCAGGGATAAAGACGGAAGTGTGGAAGTATTGGGATATTAAGGATGTATACGCGAAGCAGAAAGCCAATATGGTTACGGATTATCGACAGGCCAAAGAAGAATTGAAGGATTTGTTAAAGAAGGCAACGGCTTCCCGAATGATATCAGATGTTCCTCTGGGTTCTTTTTTAAGCGGAGGTTATGATTCCTCCCTTATTACAGCGATTGCACAGGAACATTCCTCTTCTCCAGTGAAAACCTTCTCCATAGGTTTCAAGGAAGAGAAGTATAATGAGGCGAAATATGCGAAGGAAGTATCGGAATATCTCGGAACGAATCATACGGAAATGTATATTGATGAGAAGCAGATGTTTGATCTTGTGGAAAGCATCCCTCAGTATTATGATGAGCCTTTCGCGGATAGTTCCCAGATTCCGACTATGCTCGTATCAGCTCTTGCCAAAGAGCATGTGACAGTGGCTCTTTCTGGCGACGGCGGCGATGAATTTTTCTGCGGGTATAACATTTATGAGAATGTAGCTCAGGCACAAATGCTCGATTTGGCAGGGGCAGCGGTATATGGTGTTAGCCATTTTCCGCTTATAGAGCGCCTGAAATTGGCGGACAAGCTGCCTTTTAGGGTACGGGTTATTGCACAGAACCGGAATAAGGAGACGAAAACCCAGTTCGGAGCGAGCAATTACATCATACGTGCCAATGAAATGGTACAAAATAACGGGAATCAATTACCTTGCCATTATGAAATCGAGAGCAAATATGGGGAGGATAAGTGGCAGATTCGCCGCATGCTCTTGGATATGGACACTTATTTGCCAGGGGATATTCTCTGCAAGGTGGATAGGGCTTCCATGAAATATTCTCTGGAGACGAGATGCCCGATTCTCGACCGCGATGTGATGGAGTACTCTTACCGGATACCACATGAGTATAAGTATTACAAAGGGGATAAAAAACATATTTTAAAAGATATTGCGTATGATTATATTCCGAAAGAACTGCTGGATAGGCCTAAGGTAGGATTTGGCGTTCCTTTGGATCAATGGCTTAGAGGGCCTTTAAAGGAACAGCTTCTTGCCTACAGTGAGAAGGATTATCTGGAAAAGCAGGGAATCTTCTGTGCCGATTATGTATCCGGCATGATAAGAGAGTACTTAAGAACAGGGGATGGCGGTCCTGCTACAGGAGCGAATTATTCTAAGCTTTCTTGGTCCTTCTATATCTTTGAGCAGTGGTATAGGCATTATTTTGAATAA
- a CDS encoding SGNH/GDSL hydrolase family protein produces the protein MTLKQAVKSIIFIIIFIYILISVTYMIRTNGDVKDRFTGFYAEPDNTIDMVMIGSSPVYPYYSTPQLWGEYGITAYPISTNLQRPVAAPYLVEEVRKTQNPSLYVFEMRMYTAREGDLVNNMAYTRGVTDNMKYSWNRIKTINAMVEDKAERYTYYFDIFKYHSNWKTIVLPKQMASFRYELLDERKGYVPTDEVGPCEAYDTSMIEDKLSMPAEQEEHLYELLDYLKKERLQALFILSPTVMEEEKQMMYNYMEDIIESYGYEFLNMNNYYEEIGIDFATDFSDYGGHTNALGAEKCTVFLADYIQANYSLADRRGNKGYETWDAAYEQWKEEAIKAKEVIVRRIENGDFAEVAAEE, from the coding sequence ATGACTTTAAAGCAAGCAGTCAAATCAATTATTTTCATCATTATTTTCATATATATCCTCATAAGTGTTACTTATATGATAAGAACAAATGGGGATGTAAAGGATAGGTTCACAGGATTTTATGCGGAGCCGGACAATACGATCGATATGGTAATGATAGGATCCAGTCCGGTATACCCTTATTATTCCACCCCTCAGCTATGGGGAGAGTATGGGATTACAGCCTATCCGATTTCTACTAATCTACAAAGACCGGTAGCAGCTCCTTATCTTGTAGAGGAAGTGAGAAAGACTCAGAATCCTTCATTGTATGTATTTGAAATGCGTATGTATACGGCAAGAGAAGGAGATCTTGTCAACAACATGGCGTATACGAGAGGGGTAACGGACAACATGAAATATTCATGGAACCGAATAAAGACTATTAATGCCATGGTGGAGGATAAGGCGGAAAGATATACTTATTATTTTGATATTTTCAAATACCATTCCAATTGGAAAACCATTGTCCTGCCAAAGCAGATGGCAAGCTTCCGATATGAGTTATTGGATGAGAGAAAGGGCTATGTACCGACGGACGAGGTTGGTCCATGTGAAGCATACGATACGTCTATGATTGAGGACAAACTTTCGATGCCAGCGGAGCAGGAGGAGCATCTATATGAGCTTCTCGATTACTTGAAAAAAGAAAGATTACAAGCGTTATTTATTCTTTCTCCGACTGTTATGGAGGAGGAAAAGCAGATGATGTATAATTATATGGAAGATATCATTGAAAGCTACGGATATGAATTCTTAAATATGAATAATTACTACGAAGAAATTGGAATTGACTTCGCCACTGATTTCAGCGATTATGGCGGACATACCAATGCCCTTGGAGCGGAGAAGTGCACTGTATTTCTTGCGGATTATATTCAAGCAAATTACTCCTTGGCAGACCGAAGAGGGAATAAAGGCTATGAAACATGGGATGCAGCCTATGAACAGTGGAAAGAGGAAGCGATAAAAGCGAAAGAAGTGATTGTCCGCAGGATAGAGAATGGTGATTTTGCAGAAGTCGCTGCGGAAGAATAA
- a CDS encoding glycosyltransferase family 1 protein: MKQPIRVLHVLGGLSLGGAESRIMDLYRCMNRDEIQFDFLVHADDVDVRNPEFYDEEIKGLGGRIFILPKFKVYNIIAYRRAVKEFFKENHEFAVVQGHMTSTASIYLPVAKKSGIATVAAHARSAGVDKGLKGFITRLLRRPLLHQADYCFACSREAGLSVFGKGWEKSGKAFVLPNAILSEKYRFDERKREEIRRQLGVEACYVLGHVGRFHYAKNHEFLLRVFSEVHAQMRKSGKRVVLMLLGDGGGMDRAREQAAELGLNSDILFMGNQGDVEHYYQGMDYFVFPSRFEGLPGTVVEAQAAGLRCIISDRITQEVGFSELVHYESIDRSVKLWSEYILSHAEYERVDMHRMVKEAGFDVREQAVAMTCFYQTGNM; this comes from the coding sequence ATGAAGCAACCGATTCGTGTTCTGCATGTGCTCGGGGGATTGAGTCTGGGTGGTGCGGAAAGCCGTATTATGGACTTATATCGTTGTATGAACCGGGATGAGATACAATTTGACTTTCTTGTACATGCAGACGATGTGGATGTGCGAAATCCGGAATTCTATGACGAAGAGATTAAAGGGCTTGGCGGAAGGATTTTTATTCTTCCTAAGTTTAAAGTATATAATATAATTGCTTACCGAAGGGCAGTAAAGGAATTTTTTAAAGAAAACCACGAGTTTGCCGTGGTACAGGGACATATGACGAGTACGGCTTCCATTTATCTTCCTGTTGCGAAGAAAAGCGGAATTGCCACCGTGGCAGCCCATGCGAGAAGTGCAGGAGTGGATAAAGGACTAAAAGGCTTTATTACCAGGCTCCTTAGACGTCCTTTGTTGCATCAGGCGGACTATTGTTTTGCCTGTTCCAGAGAAGCCGGACTATCAGTTTTTGGAAAAGGATGGGAGAAGTCCGGGAAAGCATTTGTTCTTCCCAATGCGATTCTTTCAGAGAAATATAGATTTGATGAAAGAAAAAGAGAAGAAATCAGAAGACAGCTTGGAGTCGAAGCGTGTTATGTACTCGGCCATGTAGGACGGTTCCATTATGCGAAGAATCATGAATTCCTTTTGCGTGTATTCTCGGAGGTACATGCTCAGATGAGGAAAAGTGGAAAACGGGTGGTGCTCATGTTGCTAGGAGATGGGGGCGGAATGGATCGGGCCAGAGAACAAGCGGCAGAGCTTGGATTGAATTCGGATATTCTTTTTATGGGAAATCAAGGGGATGTGGAACATTATTATCAAGGGATGGATTATTTTGTATTTCCTTCCCGCTTCGAAGGGCTTCCGGGCACTGTGGTGGAGGCTCAGGCAGCTGGATTACGGTGTATTATTTCAGATCGGATTACACAGGAGGTTGGATTCAGTGAGTTGGTACATTACGAAAGTATCGACCGGAGCGTGAAGCTATGGTCGGAATATATCCTTTCTCATGCTGAATATGAGAGAGTGGATATGCACAGGATGGTAAAGGAGGCCGGTTTTGATGTGAGAGAACAGGCCGTGGCAATGACATGCTTTTACCAGACAGGGAATATGTAA
- a CDS encoding methionyl-tRNA formyltransferase produces MKYRVVVFGVKDTSENIVEFIHNNICSVDLVITIHPDVLNKNQVSGFKGLSVLTEKYGIPVFEADSYFLTDDKTKTFMEENEFEIAISMGWQRLIPAYVLERFAYGVYGFHGNCGYLPFGRGRSPLNWSIINGDSRFNLNLFRYDEKADSPNIFDTEMFSITLHDDIRTAQYKNMICSKNLIKKLLKAYEEKRIVIRTESKDFDSWYNKRTAEDGKIDFHDRTRNIYNLIRGVAAPFPGAFALCGETKVTVWEAHPFDEMIDFSSYAPGEVVDVFDGKLVVRTVDGSLLIDRYECERELITGDILI; encoded by the coding sequence ATGAAATATCGTGTTGTGGTGTTTGGGGTAAAGGATACCTCGGAGAATATTGTAGAATTTATCCATAATAATATTTGTTCGGTAGATTTGGTAATTACCATTCACCCTGATGTTTTAAATAAAAATCAGGTGTCGGGATTTAAGGGGTTGTCGGTGTTAACGGAAAAGTATGGAATTCCGGTATTTGAGGCAGACAGCTATTTCCTGACAGACGATAAGACGAAGACCTTTATGGAAGAGAATGAATTCGAGATTGCTATTTCTATGGGATGGCAGCGTCTGATACCGGCCTATGTATTGGAGCGGTTTGCATACGGTGTGTATGGATTCCACGGGAATTGTGGTTATCTGCCTTTTGGAAGGGGACGCTCTCCCCTCAATTGGTCGATTATTAATGGAGATAGCAGATTCAACCTGAATTTATTCCGTTATGACGAGAAGGCGGACAGCCCCAATATATTTGATACGGAGATGTTCTCCATAACGCTTCATGATGATATTCGAACAGCTCAATATAAGAATATGATTTGTTCCAAGAACCTCATTAAGAAGCTGTTAAAGGCTTATGAGGAGAAGCGCATCGTGATACGAACGGAATCGAAAGATTTTGACTCTTGGTACAATAAGAGAACGGCGGAGGATGGAAAGATTGACTTCCATGACCGGACGAGAAATATTTACAACCTTATTCGAGGAGTAGCAGCCCCTTTCCCGGGAGCATTTGCCCTATGCGGAGAGACAAAGGTTACCGTATGGGAAGCCCATCCCTTTGATGAAATGATTGACTTTTCATCTTATGCTCCGGGAGAAGTGGTGGATGTGTTCGACGGTAAATTAGTGGTACGTACGGTGGACGGTTCTCTTTTAATCGATAGATATGAGTGCGAGAGGGAACTCATAACAGGAGATATATTAATATGA
- a CDS encoding glycosyltransferase produces MKKKIMLIVPMLHQGGFERVCVATARLLDPFFDVYIVMFDSKDIAYNIKGLNVIDLHMGVKQELVGKLFNVLRRSFAVRRLKKKLEIDISYSFGPTANVVNVFSRRKEQVWSGIRSYMDMENKRKVSLLCRLSDKILCCSKMIEDELRSEYRCRKAMTLYNPLDVEEIRKKALAEQPRLPWEEDDYVIVSMGREDDVKGYWHLIKSFSLVKKEMSKARLMIIGDGNFEEYRNLAKKLGIADDVYFPGMKKNPFPYLNVGRIYVLSSHYEGFPNALLEAMTLGIPVISTDCMTGPREILKKKYKDNMKCSQENGKRRLEADYGILIANMNPEKNLEPEIEEEEVLLAEEIKRMMTDKGYYKRYKEAALARTKDFSNSAYVEILKQQIG; encoded by the coding sequence ATGAAGAAAAAGATCATGTTGATTGTCCCTATGCTCCACCAGGGCGGGTTTGAACGAGTATGTGTCGCGACGGCACGATTGTTAGATCCATTTTTTGACGTATACATAGTGATGTTTGATTCAAAGGATATTGCTTATAATATTAAAGGGTTAAATGTCATCGATTTACATATGGGTGTGAAGCAGGAGCTAGTGGGCAAGTTGTTCAATGTGTTAAGACGAAGCTTTGCGGTAAGAAGATTGAAGAAAAAGCTGGAAATTGATATTTCCTATAGCTTCGGTCCTACGGCAAATGTGGTCAATGTCTTTTCCAGAAGGAAAGAGCAGGTCTGGTCGGGTATTCGAAGTTATATGGATATGGAGAATAAACGTAAGGTGAGCCTCTTATGTCGTTTATCTGATAAAATATTATGCTGTTCCAAGATGATAGAGGATGAACTTAGAAGTGAGTACCGTTGCCGGAAAGCTATGACTCTTTATAATCCATTGGATGTAGAGGAAATCAGAAAGAAAGCATTGGCGGAGCAGCCCAGGCTCCCTTGGGAAGAGGATGACTATGTCATTGTATCCATGGGGAGAGAGGATGACGTAAAGGGTTATTGGCATTTGATTAAAAGCTTTTCCCTCGTCAAAAAAGAAATGTCCAAGGCTAGGCTTATGATTATCGGTGATGGTAACTTTGAGGAGTATCGGAATCTTGCGAAAAAGTTAGGAATCGCAGATGACGTATATTTCCCGGGAATGAAGAAGAATCCCTTTCCCTACCTGAATGTAGGACGTATTTATGTATTATCCTCTCATTATGAGGGATTCCCGAACGCCCTTTTAGAAGCTATGACTCTTGGCATTCCGGTTATTTCTACGGACTGTATGACAGGGCCGAGAGAAATCCTGAAAAAGAAGTATAAGGATAATATGAAATGTTCTCAAGAGAATGGGAAAAGAAGGCTGGAAGCGGATTATGGTATATTGATTGCTAATATGAATCCGGAAAAGAATCTGGAACCTGAGATTGAGGAAGAAGAAGTCCTGCTGGCGGAAGAAATAAAACGGATGATGACGGATAAGGGCTATTATAAGCGCTATAAGGAAGCGGCGCTTGCAAGAACGAAGGATTTCTCCAATAGTGCATATGTGGAGATATTAAAGCAGCAAATTGGGTAA
- a CDS encoding DUF2334 domain-containing protein, with translation MKIAVRMDDITPDMDWEKFRRLKELLDTYGIEPLIGVVPDSRDENLRKHPADKEKETYFWDQVKEWQKKGWIIALHGYQHVYTQKKGGCFPLNHFSEFAGLSFQRQREMLEAGNAILEAHGIETDIFMAPAHSYDRNTLRALEELGYTKITDGFGTVPYRKGGIIFYPISFRLDSSLKRKKGTTTMVLHTNTMNDSDFERCRRLFETEEMISYGEYLELPAVRRGLFGTVAEYILAHMKRLLVKLL, from the coding sequence ATGAAGATTGCAGTGCGGATGGACGATATTACGCCGGATATGGATTGGGAGAAGTTCAGACGGTTGAAAGAGCTCCTGGACACTTATGGAATCGAGCCATTGATTGGAGTTGTGCCGGATAGCCGGGATGAAAATTTAAGAAAGCATCCTGCGGATAAAGAGAAAGAGACATACTTCTGGGATCAGGTGAAGGAATGGCAGAAGAAAGGATGGATCATCGCTCTTCATGGATATCAGCATGTATATACCCAAAAGAAAGGCGGCTGTTTTCCCTTAAATCATTTCTCAGAATTCGCCGGTCTAAGCTTTCAGAGGCAGAGGGAAATGCTGGAGGCGGGGAACGCAATTTTGGAGGCACATGGAATAGAGACTGATATTTTTATGGCACCGGCTCATTCTTATGATAGGAATACGCTTCGCGCCCTTGAGGAACTCGGCTATACGAAGATAACAGACGGTTTTGGGACCGTGCCTTATCGAAAAGGCGGAATTATTTTTTATCCTATTTCTTTTCGGTTAGACAGCAGCCTTAAGCGGAAAAAGGGGACTACCACCATGGTCCTTCATACCAATACGATGAATGATTCAGATTTCGAACGATGCCGCAGGCTGTTTGAGACGGAAGAAATGATCTCTTACGGAGAATACTTGGAATTACCGGCTGTGCGAAGGGGATTGTTCGGAACTGTGGCCGAATATATATTGGCTCATATGAAGCGTTTACTTGTGAAGTTGTTGTGA
- a CDS encoding glycosyltransferase, translating into MEKRHLALFISSLNKGGSERVLVNLAEYFFAQGYRITIVTQYRSESEYTVSEGIERVLSDITENEKKKSRVVNFYRRFMKLRDIWKKEKPDLILSFIGKNNIMAIASSRFLRIPVVVSVRGEPELEYYSRGLRFAARTMFCLADGVVLQTSRCLDFFPLPVRRKAIILKNSLHPAFIRESYEGEREKRIVAVGRVDANKNHEMIIRAFAQIAPEYPEYTLTIYGEGDLRPKLLKLVEEMGVSERVALPGAVMNVADSIYKASVFVLSSFSEGMPNTLLEAMALGLPVISTDCPPGGPGELIDHGKNGLLIQPGDTEGLAENLQKILNNSSYMEEMGKNASKVKEDFNPETINGTWQNYLEKIIKEKSQDFKFTGGYGR; encoded by the coding sequence ATGGAAAAAAGGCATTTAGCCTTATTTATCAGTTCTTTGAATAAGGGTGGTTCTGAAAGAGTGTTGGTCAATCTTGCTGAATACTTTTTTGCGCAGGGGTATCGCATAACGATTGTGACGCAGTATCGTTCAGAGAGCGAATATACGGTCAGTGAAGGCATAGAAAGAGTGTTGTCCGATATTACAGAAAATGAGAAGAAGAAAAGTCGTGTGGTCAACTTCTATAGACGCTTTATGAAGCTTCGTGATATTTGGAAGAAAGAAAAACCGGATTTGATTCTCTCTTTTATTGGAAAAAATAACATTATGGCAATAGCGTCTTCTCGTTTTCTCCGTATTCCCGTTGTTGTATCGGTAAGAGGGGAACCGGAGTTGGAGTATTACTCCAGAGGGCTTCGCTTCGCGGCCAGAACAATGTTTTGCCTTGCAGACGGTGTCGTATTACAGACAAGCAGGTGTCTGGACTTCTTTCCTTTACCGGTGAGAAGGAAGGCAATTATCTTGAAAAATTCTCTTCATCCTGCATTTATCAGGGAAAGTTATGAGGGGGAACGGGAAAAGCGTATCGTGGCAGTGGGGCGTGTAGACGCGAATAAGAACCATGAAATGATTATTCGCGCCTTTGCTCAAATTGCACCTGAATATCCTGAGTATACGCTCACCATATACGGAGAAGGAGACTTAAGGCCAAAACTATTAAAACTAGTGGAGGAGATGGGGGTATCGGAACGAGTTGCTCTTCCGGGGGCTGTAATGAATGTGGCTGATTCTATTTACAAAGCCTCGGTGTTCGTACTCTCTTCCTTTTCTGAGGGAATGCCTAATACGCTGTTAGAAGCGATGGCCTTAGGACTTCCGGTAATATCCACGGATTGTCCCCCCGGAGGCCCCGGGGAATTAATTGATCATGGGAAGAATGGGTTACTCATTCAACCAGGCGATACAGAGGGATTGGCAGAAAACTTGCAGAAAATATTAAATAACAGCAGTTATATGGAAGAAATGGGTAAAAATGCTTCAAAAGTGAAAGAAGATTTCAATCCGGAAACGATTAATGGAACATGGCAAAATTACTTGGAAAAGATAATAAAAGAAAAGTCTCAAGATTTTAAATTCACAGGCGGATATGGGAGATAA
- a CDS encoding SDR family oxidoreductase yields MGYKELKFDKDSVFLVTGGAGFIGSNLCEALLTMGYTVRCLDNLSTGKYANIEPFLSEERFTFIEGDIRDLDTCLEATRGVDYCLNQAAWGSVPRSIEMPLLYEEINIRGTLNMMEASRQNGVKKFVYASSSSVYGDHPQLPKKEGAEGKVLSPYALTKKVDEEYGRLYKELYGLDTYGLRYFNVFGRRQDPDGVYAAVIPKFIRMLLNGEVPTINGDGKQSRDFTYIDNVIEANLRACLASEEAGGNAFNIGAGGREFLIDVYYNLCKALGKDVEPNFGPDRAGDIRDSNADISKARELLGYDPEYDFAKGIQLAIDWYKENLK; encoded by the coding sequence ATGGGATATAAAGAACTGAAATTTGACAAGGACAGCGTATTTTTGGTAACGGGAGGTGCGGGATTTATTGGGTCTAATCTTTGCGAGGCGTTGCTTACGATGGGATATACAGTGAGATGTCTCGATAATCTGTCTACTGGAAAATATGCAAATATAGAGCCGTTCTTATCGGAAGAACGCTTCACTTTTATCGAAGGTGATATTCGTGATCTGGATACTTGCTTAGAAGCCACCAGGGGTGTGGATTACTGCCTGAATCAGGCTGCTTGGGGAAGTGTTCCGAGAAGTATTGAGATGCCTCTTTTGTATGAAGAAATTAACATTAGGGGAACACTGAATATGATGGAAGCTTCCAGACAAAACGGAGTAAAGAAATTCGTCTATGCTTCCAGCTCTTCTGTATATGGAGATCACCCACAGCTTCCGAAGAAGGAAGGAGCAGAAGGAAAGGTATTATCGCCCTATGCTTTGACTAAGAAGGTGGATGAGGAGTATGGAAGATTATATAAGGAGCTATACGGACTGGACACTTATGGATTGCGTTACTTTAATGTGTTCGGAAGAAGACAGGATCCTGATGGTGTGTATGCAGCAGTTATTCCCAAGTTCATCCGTATGTTATTAAACGGCGAGGTGCCTACGATTAACGGCGATGGCAAACAATCCAGAGACTTCACCTATATCGACAATGTAATTGAGGCGAACCTGAGAGCTTGTCTTGCATCGGAAGAAGCCGGCGGAAATGCTTTCAATATCGGAGCCGGCGGAAGAGAGTTCCTGATCGATGTGTATTATAATTTATGCAAGGCCCTCGGTAAAGATGTGGAACCTAATTTCGGGCCGGATCGTGCGGGGGATATTAGAGATTCCAATGCAGATATTTCCAAGGCAAGGGAACTTCTGGGATATGATCCGGAGTATGATTTTGCAAAGGGAATTCAGTTGGCAATCGATTGGTACAAGGAAAATTTGAAGTGA
- a CDS encoding glycosyltransferase, which translates to MTAKRKIAFHLNCLEQGGAERVVSNLANQFAKEGYEVLIATQWYGENEFQIEKEVKRVHVGLTEEDEKKSRIWQFVARILHLRAFMKEERPDVLIAFAQRANYRALMASFGTKVPVMISIRTDPVGHYDAISDKIQIPLLFPRAAGCVFQTEGQREFFAPFLQKKSRIILNPLHDKYIGTKKPKQRTKDVVQSGRLVDFKNQPMLLKAFIEVHKKHPDYTLKIYGGDSQDGTKEILEEIIEKNHAEDYIQLMGASDSLEEKLADAAVYAFSSDWEGLPNALLEAMALGLPIVATDCPCGGPRTIMKDGVSGLLIPIKDQKALEEGINKLIENPEYAQQLGDEARKIGEIANSKAIFEQWRDYIEEICSKGKR; encoded by the coding sequence ATGACAGCCAAGAGGAAAATAGCGTTTCATTTGAACTGTCTGGAGCAAGGTGGCGCTGAGCGTGTTGTATCCAATCTGGCCAATCAGTTTGCGAAGGAAGGATATGAGGTACTCATTGCAACGCAGTGGTACGGGGAGAATGAATTCCAAATAGAGAAAGAAGTAAAGCGGGTTCATGTGGGATTGACCGAAGAGGATGAGAAGAAGTCTCGAATCTGGCAGTTTGTGGCAAGGATTCTTCATCTTAGAGCATTTATGAAAGAGGAAAGGCCGGATGTTCTCATCGCCTTCGCGCAGAGAGCCAACTATAGGGCATTGATGGCTTCTTTTGGAACGAAGGTACCTGTTATGATATCCATTCGGACGGACCCGGTGGGACATTATGATGCTATTTCGGACAAGATACAGATTCCGCTTCTTTTTCCAAGGGCAGCAGGGTGTGTCTTTCAGACGGAAGGACAGAGGGAGTTTTTTGCCCCATTTTTACAGAAGAAGTCGAGGATTATCTTGAACCCGCTGCATGATAAATATATAGGTACGAAGAAACCTAAGCAGCGCACGAAGGATGTGGTGCAGTCAGGACGTCTGGTGGACTTTAAGAACCAGCCCATGCTGCTTAAGGCTTTCATAGAGGTTCATAAAAAGCATCCGGATTATACATTGAAAATATATGGCGGTGATTCTCAGGATGGCACAAAAGAAATTCTCGAAGAAATCATCGAAAAAAACCATGCGGAAGATTATATTCAATTAATGGGAGCCAGTGATTCTTTGGAAGAGAAATTGGCAGATGCAGCAGTGTACGCCTTTTCCTCCGATTGGGAGGGTCTTCCGAATGCCTTGTTGGAAGCGATGGCACTGGGACTGCCAATTGTTGCTACGGATTGCCCTTGTGGAGGTCCGCGTACCATTATGAAGGATGGGGTGAGCGGGCTGTTGATTCCTATTAAGGACCAGAAGGCTTTGGAAGAGGGAATTAATAAACTGATTGAGAATCCGGAATATGCGCAGCAATTGGGAGATGAGGCTAGAAAGATTGGAGAAATCGCTAATTCTAAGGCTATTTTTGAACAGTGGCGCGATTATATTGAGGAAATTTGCAGTAAAGGTAAAAGATAA